The following coding sequences are from one Ooceraea biroi isolate clonal line C1 chromosome 5, Obir_v5.4, whole genome shotgun sequence window:
- the LOC105281084 gene encoding RNA polymerase II subunit A C-terminal domain phosphatase SSU72, whose protein sequence is MPAPNSISVAVICSSNMNRSMEAHAFLSKKGFNVKSFGTGDKVKLPGNAPDRPNIYDFGTSYDEIYNDLLMKDKQYYTQNGLLHMLDRNRRIKPRPERFQLSKDKFDILITCEERVYDQVIECMESRTQELNQPVHLINIDIQDNHEEATVGSFLICELVTVLANSEDLDNDIDELLHEFESKFARTILHTVLFY, encoded by the exons ATGCCGGCGCCAAATTCCATCAGCGTAGCCGTAATATGTTCCAGTAATATGAACAGGAGCATGGAAGCGCATGCTTTCCTGAG CAAAAAGGGCTTCAACGTGAAATCATTTGGGACTGGCGATAAGGTCAAGCTACCTGGAAATGCACCAGACCGTCCTAACATCTACGATTTTGGAACTTCATACGACGAAATCTACAATGATCTATTGATGAAGGACAAGCAATA TTATACACAGAATGGCTTACTACACATGTTGGATCGAAATCGTCGGATAAAACCTAGACCAGAACGGTTTCAATTGTCCAAGGACAAATTTGACATTCTCATTACGTGCGAAGAGCGCGTGTACGATCAAGTAATTGAATGCATGGAATCTAGGACTCAGGAACTCAACCAACccgtacatttaattaatatcgatatccAGGATAATCACGAAGAGGCCACAGTAGGATCGTTTCTCATATGCGAGCTAGTCACAGTG TTGGCGAATAGCGAAGACCTAGACAATGACATAGACGAATTACTGCATGAATTTGAATCGAAATTTGCGAGAACAATATTGCACACCGTACTGTTTTATTGA